The genomic stretch CCGGTGTTTATCTGTTAACCCGGATAAGTTCCCGTCCATCAACGGCAACTGCATCTACTACGCGAATACTGCAGATACCTACCCGCTCTATCAAATCTACAAGTATGACATgaagaaggagaaagaagagGTGGTCTTTGGAGAGCTAGAGACAACTCGTGATGATAGACCTATCACAATCACTCAGGTCCTCTCCAGCTACACCCACCGCGACATCCTCAAGCTCACCGACGTTTGAACATATATACCAGCAAATAGCCATTTTCATAATTTCCATATTTTGAGTTCAACATATGTCCATCATTATCAGCCTTTGTAATTGCAAAATccgtcatagtaaaagcatttgtGCACTCGTACAGTATCATTTGTGTACCTGATTATGCTCAAGCATGGTGCCATTACGGCAGATCCAATATTTATCCTTATTTTCCCCTATGAGATTATGTCAGGGTGCCATCTATATATAATTTAAAAGTGTATATGCTATAATTTTGTCATTTAGAGAGAACCGTTGAATAGCACCTCTCCCGGGTCGCTCTCGCGCGGAGCGGCTCCGGAGAGCCCCCAACCCTAGAACCAAAAAGCCCCAAGATCTCAGCGCCcctggccgctgccgccgccggtgccggcggtggtggcggcgcccggcTGCCGAAGGCGGAGGGCATGGCGGGCGCTCCCCTGCGCCTCCTCTACGCGCGGAGCGGCGGCGGTTCTAGGGGCTGCGCGGTGAGCGTATCGGCTcgtcgacggcgtggtggtggcgcggcgggAAGGCAAGGCGAGGCTGTGGTGCTAGGCGAGGCGGCCAGGAACGTGGCAGGGTTCGCCATCGGCGGCTgtgcgggcccgatctgggcccgtTTTGGGCCGTCAGGGCCGCGGCGTGGACAAGCTGGTGGAGGCAGCAAAGTGTCGTTTCTGCCTCTCCCGGCGCTGCCGACGGTCGGCCATCCGGCTGTGGAGGAGGGGAAGGTGGTGTGGCCGGCGGCTGGGCATGGGCGGGCTCCATCTGGACCGCGTCTGGGCTCCATCTAGGTGCTGCAGGGACCTGTGAATCGATACCGTGGATGGCGGAGCGGCGGCCCTGTGTGCTCTGGGTCGCTTGGCGGCCGCTGTGGCTGCGAGGGCGGCATGGCGGCTGGACAGGGGAGTTCACGCTGCTGCGGATGATGGCTTGACCTTGGACCCCTGTGTTGGCGTCCGTCAAAGCTCCCGCTCTGTGGCGGTTGGCGGCGTCCGCGGAGCTCTTCTCGGCAAGCTTGGTCGGCAGTAATGGCGGCTCGGCTCTTCAACCCCGCGCGGTGCGGGTGGTGGCAGCGGAGCTTGCGGAGCTCCTTGGTCTggttgtggtggcggtggtggcttgTGTGTGGCGGCGACGCCGCTTCTGCACATGAGGTGTGTCTGCGGACTGCGGGTTGGCAGCGCTTTCGGTCTTCGTCTCGCGCTCCGGCCGCGTGAGGGTGTGGTGGTTCGtttgctccgggcgaaagcctgtGACCGCGCGGCGTCTGTGGATGTCGCCGTCCTTCTTGGGGGGCGGTCGTGGAGCTCTACGACCTTCGCTGCCTCGGGTTCACGTCTTCAGGTGAAAGCCTAGATCCCGCGGGATCGGACGACGGCGTCGATTCTTCGTCGTGGcccctcttgagggcgtcgtGTTGAAGTTTGTGATCCCCTTCGTGCTCTCCGACGGGCTTGACACACAGGGCATCTGGGTTGGCAGGAGGTCAACCAGAGATGCGGGTGTTCCGGGTGGAGACTTGTGAGGCAACgacgatggtggtgaccaagATTTGGTTGCGGCAAGGTCATGTTAGTTGGCTCCGTTCCGGCGTGTTTGAATGTCTTCGTGGTGATCTCCTCTTGTTGCGAAGTCGAAGCTGGCCTtgggcggtgtacgatgaccttcgaggggCGGTCCGGTGAAGGTCCTATTTGGCGCTTGTCTTGTGCATCTCCTCTCCGAGGCTCGTCTTCAGAATCGAAGCTGCCGGTCTCTCCTCGaagagccatctgtttggcataggccgacTTGAGCTTCTTGTGTAGCTTCTAtgggtagccagggtggctaGGTGTGCTCCTTGTGGCGGAGTGTGTGTGGTTGTGGGTGTGCTTTGGCACTtttgttgttggttttcgcccgattttctcctaaaaatcgggcaccttctgcttaataaatggatgaggcaaagcttttgcctccgtttcaaaaaaaaaaattgtcatttttttttgttttggttgAAGAGAATGTATACACTGTTCAAGAGACATAGAGATGCCAACTCCTTCACTGCAAAGTATTTACATGGTTATAGCCCTCCTTTCACACCATCAGTCACCTCTTATCATCATGATTCACACCCTCAGTTGACCAACTCTGCCAAGGGCCCAGTGATTCAAGAATGTGCTTTGTGTTCAATTTATGAATGTTTGACTAATGTTCAGGACAAGAAACAGGTTAAGACTAGATTTGCCTACATGTAGAGGTATGTTACGCTACTGTTTCAATGTTAATTTGGGGTACTTCGTCTTATCAACATACTAAGGTGCCTTGTGTCAGTAAATACTGTTGGctcattgtcaaaaaaaaaaagtaaatacTGTTGGCTCAGATTTGTTTGTTCTTGTATTAGCCTTGTAAGTAACTCAACATTCTAGACAATGGCAAGGAAGAATGAAATGAAATGAAAAAGTTGAATCCTTAACAAAAGTAATGCATGAAACAAAAACAATCATAAAATTGTGTTCATTTGAGATTCCATTTTGCTTCACAGATTGTGTTTCTTCTTAGATAGTGTGCACACCTAGATTACTACTCCAGCTTGCTAGCCAGGCTGCGAATGGGCAAACCCACCATCCGATCTCAGTACGAATGAAAATTGAAGGAAACATATGGGGAGGTTTGTAATGGAAGCAAGATAACAGAAGTAATTCAACAACAGGGAAAGTCTTCCACCGACATACCTTACAGTTAATACGTTCAACAAGGGGCCATCTCCCGAAATCATAAATGGTAAACCATCTTGCAAACCAGTGATTGCAGCAGGCTATGTATATACACTACTTGCTAAAAAATCTCAACCAATCCACTAGAGTTTCAGCTGACATAATTAAGCTACGAGTTCGGCCACAAGCTCTTCTAGAACATCATCGTTTATCATTCCTGCAATCTCTGCTCCGAACACACCAAGTTCAGGCTGATGGTCCAGTGGCAAAGGTTGGACACTATCCAAATCAAATGGCTCATAGCTCCTTCGCATGAGTAGTGTCGTTTGCCAGACTTTTTCAGCCATCTTTTTCCAATCGATTTCAGGCTGGGAGTTCATCATCATTTTTGAATGCAAGCTGCTACCCGGAGCCGTCATGTCAGCTAAGATAGCGTTAACAAGCTCAAAAAGAAGCTTCCTGTCCGACCTCGACCACAGGAGCAGCTTGCTGTACTTGTTTTCTAGCCATAGGAAAACATCTGAGCTGAACTGCCATTCTTCTGGGTAGACTGGAGAGTCGCATGCAGTGCCAAGCATCTCCTGGACAAAAGTGCAGTCCCTGTCCTCCTCATCCCTGAATATAGGTAGCTGCTCTTCCCTCACCTGGTAATCTGAAATGTCAATATCATTGCACTCTTCGACTGAGACTGCATCCGAATCATCTCCGCAGGTATCAACTTGGTCACCCATCTTCAGCATCTTTAGCTGCGCTCTAAGTCCTGCAAATATGAGAATAAATGGAAATAACTGGTTACTGATAAGAAATAAATATAAATCGTATGAAGTGGATAAGAACCGAGTTAGTTTTGATAAACTTGCCTTGAATACCATCGTTGACACTTTTAAAGATTCCAGAATAAGCAGCCTCGTCTCCAGAACTATCCTGCGGTGAACCAGTTGGACTTGAGAATCCGTAACTCTCAGAGCTTAAAGTATGTGTGGACTTTACTGTTTGCTGCTCAATTTCAGCAATGTCACCCTCCACTAATTGGCTTTTCCCCTCCTGGAACCAAATGTTGTAGTTTTTATAATGAGGAGATAGAAATAGATTCAAAACTTAACATTTCAAAACAAAGCATGAAGTACTTGACAAACTAACATTGACaacagaaaaagagaaaattagaTACTAACAGGTGTTGTGATGTATTTTGTACCTTCAATGCAATCTTGTCCTGATTATGAATCGTTATGTCTTGTTCTGGCTTTGGTAATGATGTTGCCAGATTTTGCTCTATCCAACCTATCTGGCCTTCAAAATTATGCACATCATCATGTGGAATAACCAAATCAATTGCTTCTTGATCATCAGTACAGGTAACATCAAGAGGATGCTCTATGTTGCTTGCCCTGGGCAGATCAGAAGTGCAGATGCTGTGTCTTGTTTTCTCTGAAGTTACATAAATTTCTTTCTCAGGGAGCATATTTTCCTTCCCAGCATGAAAGATAACGCGCCCATTTTTCTGCTTGAGTTTTCTGATTGGTGATCTCTTCCTGACATGTGCATTTCCAGAATCGTCAGCAGGTGTATTCAATATATCTTTCAGAATCGGCAAGTTAGGAGAAGGCGCGGGATGCCTCCTACCCGGTAATTTTGTGGCAGTGGTAGATGAGGCTGGGAGAGACTTGGACCTGGGAAAATTCCTAGGAATGCCACCTCTTGAATCATCTTCACAGTAAATCCCCGTCTTCCAACCATCTTTACTGCTAATACCGAGCGGGGCGGCCGGCATCTCTTGTGCATTAGTGTGACTGGAGTTTGGATCTGGCAAAACCTTTTGGGTGGTTACTTTTTTTACATCTCTACCAGTCAGTTCAAGCATTTCACCTAATGTTCTTGTATCTGTAGGAACTGAATTTTTCCCATTGGATTGGCAGGCCAACTGCCAACGTTCAGAGAGGTGCCTTCTGGCCTTTCTGCTCACCGATGATCCAGCAGAATGTGTGGATGAAGAAATTGGCAGGGTCTCATCATGAGAAGCAGAAGATACCTTTTCCCTTTCACGGCCAACTGCAAGATAGTGTTCACCCCCAGATGGTTTCGTTCTGCTACCTCTTTTAGCTGTTTGTTTTCTAACCTTCTGTTCAGGTGTATATCCTTCTGGTTCTAAAACTTGAACATTGGCAGGTGCTGTAAAATGCATGATATCTTGCTGATACATGGTACGGCGCGGGGGCAAACTTTTCCTTGGAAGGTCTGGCTTCAGGACAACAATCTGCGAGAACTTCCTTGAACCCTTCCTCTCTTTTGGTTCCAAATGCTCCAGTGGCACAACCGAAGTTTCTTTCAGATACATACTAGAAAGAGAATCCTCAGACTCACACTCAACTTCCATTCTGTGAAGGTTATCTTTCCCAGACAATGCCCCATCAGCACCATTACTTGTATGGGGAGAGCCCTGCAAGCCACCGTAACCAAGTTTGTGTCCCGGGAATCCTGACAGCGCAGTACTGCTCTCCTGAAGGATTTCAAGGAACAGATCCTTTTTGGAGTAGAGTATCTCAAGTGCTTCCCCAAACTCCTTAGAATTCCTGTGGCCTTCGTCGGTGGAAAGGCGCTTTGCATCCAAGAACTTGCGCCTCACGAACTCCAGATCAGCATCATTGCTTCTCGGGCGTGGCTTCTCGTGGCTGGACTGCAACGCCATGTTCTCCATGTCAGTCACCTCAAAGACATCCTTCAACTCTGGCAGCTCGTCACCACTGCTCCGACATGGCCTGTCCTCACACGAAACACGGGCCACCTCTTGAACACCTTCTGATAGCTTCAGTCGCATATTGCTCTGGATATCACTCTGGCACCGGTCAAGAACCTTCTTGGACCTCGGCACGGTGTCAAGACCCATCAGCCTCGCAACAATACTAGGCGCACAGTGAGTGAACTCCACCTCTTCGGGTGTATCCTTCGTCGCAGGTGTCTTTGTAGGAGCCAAGTTTGGCTTGTTAGTGAGTCCCTTCGGAAGACAGGAAGGACACAAGACCACAGATTCAGCAAGCTATTGAATTCCACACAGAAATGTGCACCAGTGGGGACTCAGGTTGTGAGATTCTGCTTACCTCTCTCCAGTTCTCTTTCCCAATGTGCGCTTCTGCCGGTGGCATCGCCTTCCTCGCCCTTTTGGACCCTCTCTTGAACTCGAAAGTAAACTGGTTGAATCATGTAAAGGTTGCAACCATCAGGACTCCTCCTCGTGGTCAAGCATATCAGAAACATATATAGGCCATACTCAAAGTTCTAAAGTAACACGAATCCTATCCATTTTTTACTTTTTTGAAGATTTAGGCCTAGAAATTTGAATCTGCAGTTTGAGCAACGAAAAACCTGGGTACTGTCAACCGATTGACAGAGTCGTCCCTACCACAGTAAGAGCAGCGCAGCAGCTCAAACAGAGAGAAGTGAGGGGCGACGCGCTTACATGGATTCCTCTACGGAAGACACGACCAGAGGATTCAGGGCTCATGGTCAAACACTCGAGCACATCACAGACATGGACCGTATTGAAAATTGGGCCGCATTAGTTTtttattcctttttattttgaaatttgaatctTCAGTTTGACCAATGATAACATAGGAAGACGAATCAATTATTAAGAGAAGCATAGCTACCAGTACAACAAGAGTAGCAGCTCAAAAAAAGAGTAGCAGCTCGAAGAGGGGTGGATTGgaagagaagggccagagagggAAGGTACGGCGGGGAGGCTTACGGAGGACTCCTCCACGGAAGACACCACCGGATCCTGGAGCACCGAGGCTTGGCCGCCCTTCGGTTCCGGAGCGGCAGCCGTCGCCCGCGCTGCGCAATCGACAAGAATGAACCCGGAATCCATGATTAAATCGGAAGCAAATGGGGGAGCGGAACAGCTGGGAAACTAGCCGTGCAGAGCAATGGCGCGCGGCTCACCTCGGCGCGACGGGGGGCGGGGAGGCTTCGCCGCGGccgcagctcgtcctcgagatcCGGCGCCGCCGCGCAGCATCGTCGGCTTCCGCTTTTCTTGTCAAGACTTTTTGGGCTTCTCCCTCTGTCTGTCTCTCTCCGGAGGATTTGAACTGCAGCCGCCTCAGAAAATGGTGGGTCCCGCGCTGCTGAGCACTGGAGTGTGCGCCACAGGATCAGGACGTCGTTGCTTACTCGCTGAGTGGCTGCTCGTGGGACTGGAGCAGTGTCGAGCTAA from Lolium rigidum isolate FL_2022 chromosome 4, APGP_CSIRO_Lrig_0.1, whole genome shotgun sequence encodes the following:
- the LOC124649729 gene encoding uncharacterized protein LOC124649729, which encodes MLRGGAGSRGRAAAAAKPPRPPSRRARATAAAPEPKGGQASVLQDPVVSSVEESSFTFEFKRGSKRARKAMPPAEAHIGKENWREVSRISQPESPLPNLAPTKTPATKDTPEEVEFTHCAPSIVARLMGLDTVPRSKKVLDRCQSDIQSNMRLKLSEGVQEVARVSCEDRPCRSSGDELPELKDVFEVTDMENMALQSSHEKPRPRSNDADLEFVRRKFLDAKRLSTDEGHRNSKEFGEALEILYSKKDLFLEILQESSTALSGFPGHKLGYGGLQGSPHTSNGADGALSGKDNLHRMEVECESEDSLSSMYLKETSVVPLEHLEPKERKGSRKFSQIVVLKPDLPRKSLPPRRTMYQQDIMHFTAPANVQVLEPEGYTPEQKVRKQTAKRGSRTKPSGGEHYLAVGREREKVSSASHDETLPISSSTHSAGSSVSRKARRHLSERWQLACQSNGKNSVPTDTRTLGEMLELTGRDVKKVTTQKVLPDPNSSHTNAQEMPAAPLGISSKDGWKTGIYCEDDSRGGIPRNFPRSKSLPASSTTATKLPGRRHPAPSPNLPILKDILNTPADDSGNAHVRKRSPIRKLKQKNGRVIFHAGKENMLPEKEIYVTSEKTRHSICTSDLPRASNIEHPLDVTCTDDQEAIDLVIPHDDVHNFEGQIGWIEQNLATSLPKPEQDITIHNQDKIALKEGKSQLVEGDIAEIEQQTVKSTHTLSSESYGFSSPTGSPQDSSGDEAAYSGIFKSVNDGIQGLRAQLKMLKMGDQVDTCGDDSDAVSVEECNDIDISDYQVREEQLPIFRDEEDRDCTFVQEMLGTACDSPVYPEEWQFSSDVFLWLENKYSKLLLWSRSDRKLLFELVNAILADMTAPGSSLHSKMMMNSQPEIDWKKMAEKVWQTTLLMRRSYEPFDLDSVQPLPLDHQPELGVFGAEIAGMINDDVLEELVAELVA